Proteins from one Corallococcus exiguus genomic window:
- the trhA gene encoding PAQR family membrane homeostasis protein TrhA, with the protein MEKPKLRGVLHQWAAAFSVGAGVVLVAMAPTPRTMLASALYALSLVGLFTISATYHRVNWSPKARAWMRRADHAAIFLLIAGTYTPVILLGLPPEVGNPLMAWLYAGALLGILQSMFWVGAPKWVTAALAIGVGWTMMPYFGDVFRAVGSSAIVLIIAGGLAYTLGALAYAFKRPNPRPGVFGYHEVFHAMTLVGAGLHFVLVLRLVRAAG; encoded by the coding sequence ATGGAGAAGCCGAAGCTGCGCGGGGTGTTGCACCAGTGGGCGGCGGCCTTCTCGGTGGGCGCGGGCGTGGTGCTGGTGGCGATGGCGCCCACGCCTCGCACGATGCTGGCGTCGGCGCTGTACGCGCTGAGCCTGGTGGGGCTGTTCACCATCAGCGCGACGTACCACCGGGTGAACTGGTCGCCGAAGGCCCGCGCGTGGATGCGCCGGGCGGACCACGCGGCCATCTTCCTGCTCATCGCGGGGACGTACACGCCGGTCATCCTGCTGGGGCTGCCTCCCGAGGTGGGCAACCCGCTGATGGCGTGGCTCTACGCGGGGGCGCTGCTGGGCATCCTCCAGTCGATGTTCTGGGTGGGCGCGCCCAAGTGGGTGACGGCGGCGCTGGCCATCGGGGTGGGGTGGACGATGATGCCGTACTTCGGCGACGTCTTCCGCGCGGTGGGGTCTTCCGCCATCGTGCTCATCATCGCCGGGGGGCTGGCGTACACGCTGGGCGCGCTCGCGTATGCCTTCAAGCGGCCCAATCCCCGGCCCGGCGTCTTCGGCTACCACGAGGTGTTCCACGCCATGACGCTGGTGGGCGCGGGGTTGCACTTCGTGCTGGTGCTGCGCCTGGTGCGCGCGGCGGGGTAG
- a CDS encoding zinc-binding alcohol dehydrogenase family protein: MRAVALTKYLPSDHPEAFVDVELPDPTPGPGDLLVRVRAVSVNPVDVKVRAPKDKVESSPRVLGWDAAGVVEAVGKDVKRFRPGDEVFYAGSIAKPGTDSELHVVDARIVGRKPKGLTFAQAAAMPLTSITAWELLFERLGVPQQKTGTPKDALLVVGGAGGVGSMAIQIASKLTDLTVIATASRPETVEWCKSLGAHHVVDHRQPLAEQVKALVPGGVRYVMALTATEQHFAQLVELMAPFGHLGIIDDPQTPLDVNAMKRKSLALHWELMFTRALYDADPLSQQRLLDAVADLVEAGTLRTTMTQDFGPLSAANLRRAHAAVETGRTLGKIVLSGFP; this comes from the coding sequence ATGCGAGCCGTCGCCCTCACGAAGTACCTCCCCAGTGACCATCCCGAAGCCTTCGTCGACGTGGAGCTGCCGGACCCCACGCCCGGTCCTGGAGACCTGCTGGTGCGCGTGCGCGCCGTCTCCGTGAACCCCGTGGACGTGAAGGTCCGCGCGCCCAAGGACAAGGTGGAGTCCTCGCCGCGCGTGCTCGGCTGGGATGCGGCCGGCGTGGTGGAGGCCGTGGGCAAGGACGTGAAGCGCTTCCGCCCCGGAGATGAAGTGTTCTACGCGGGCTCCATCGCGAAGCCCGGCACGGACTCCGAGCTGCACGTCGTGGACGCGCGCATCGTCGGCCGCAAGCCGAAGGGGCTGACGTTCGCCCAGGCGGCCGCCATGCCCCTCACCTCCATCACCGCGTGGGAGCTGCTGTTCGAGCGCCTGGGCGTGCCCCAACAGAAGACGGGCACTCCCAAGGATGCGCTGCTCGTGGTGGGCGGCGCGGGCGGCGTGGGGTCCATGGCGATTCAAATCGCCAGCAAGCTGACGGACCTCACGGTCATCGCCACGGCGTCGCGGCCGGAGACGGTGGAGTGGTGCAAGTCCCTGGGCGCGCACCACGTGGTGGACCACCGCCAGCCCCTGGCCGAGCAGGTGAAGGCGCTGGTGCCGGGCGGCGTGCGCTACGTGATGGCGCTCACCGCGACGGAGCAGCACTTCGCGCAGCTGGTGGAGCTGATGGCGCCCTTCGGGCACCTGGGCATCATCGACGACCCGCAGACGCCGCTCGACGTGAACGCGATGAAGCGCAAGAGCCTGGCGCTCCACTGGGAGCTGATGTTCACGCGCGCGCTCTACGACGCGGATCCGCTCTCCCAGCAGCGGCTGCTCGACGCGGTGGCGGACCTGGTGGAGGCGGGGACGCTGCGGACCACCATGACGCAGGACTTCGGTCCGCTCTCCGCCGCCAACCTCCGGCGCGCGCACGCGGCGGTGGAGACGGGCCGCACGCTGGGCAAGATTGTGCTCAGCGGCTTTCCCTGA
- a CDS encoding winged helix-turn-helix transcriptional regulator translates to MARHKTYDCSAGCPVSATLDVIGGKWKGLILYHLLEGTLRFGELRKRIPDVTQRMLTQHLRELEESGLVHRQVYAEVPPRVEYSLTTQGQTLRGVIAALKSWGETYLGRKAPELAASKRRLAVAGR, encoded by the coding sequence ATGGCCCGGCACAAGACCTATGACTGCTCCGCCGGTTGTCCGGTGTCCGCGACGCTGGATGTGATTGGCGGCAAGTGGAAGGGGCTCATCCTCTACCACCTGCTCGAAGGCACGCTGCGCTTCGGCGAACTGCGCAAGCGCATCCCGGACGTCACGCAGCGGATGCTCACGCAGCACCTGCGCGAACTGGAGGAGAGCGGGCTCGTGCACCGGCAGGTGTACGCGGAGGTGCCTCCGCGCGTCGAGTACAGCCTCACGACGCAGGGCCAGACGCTGCGAGGCGTGATTGCCGCGCTCAAGTCCTGGGGAGAGACCTACCTGGGCCGGAAGGCTCCGGAGCTCGCGGCCTCGAAGCGCCGGCTCGCCGTGGCGGGGCGCTGA